In Deltaproteobacteria bacterium, one DNA window encodes the following:
- a CDS encoding chemotaxis protein CheA produces the protein MDNNKYKTLFIEESREHLGELSRLLVDIESNSNFIALIDEIFRHAHSIKGMAGAMDYGEVALLSHRIEDVVDTCRSNKRPIAKNTIDLLLGSIDALSSQIDNIVEDQKVDAYSSLVAALVAENEALSKVAATEKNPDLPPKSNESASLASTTAILANSNEVDISTLSIRLGANVPAANVRALLIYRQLGKFSTIIATKPTTAELKNTEYIVSELQIIIRNADEDAIRKALAYNSEIESLSFTAADLPENFKPIRSIAAVNENPKSSSTVRVRTEILDNFINSVGELFIARERIVSLLDDIERPELRAALDVLTARIREIHDQVMAVRMMPLRTLTERLPRIVRDLCRSLSKEVELEIIGSEIELDRAILDQLDSAFIHTLRNAIDHGIELPNERQASGKTLAGKITITAARDRDAVLVTISDDGRGLDPLMLRQVALSRGLISHQESEHLSLRDSYFLICLPGFSSKTEVSDISGRGVGMDAVRARIESLGGSLDIESEIGCYTKFILRLPLTLAIVPVLLVESASIVFAIPLAKVLTIREKGTKVAYESDGTSYLSFQNTKVPIIELAELLHLKNPSRLAEYVVIIEDGRELIGLAVQKLVGHHDAVVKPLGDPLDRLDAYSGAAILGDGNPILILDVPRAVRGLG, from the coding sequence GTGGATAACAACAAATACAAGACTCTCTTTATTGAAGAGAGCCGCGAGCATTTAGGCGAACTCTCACGTTTGCTTGTTGATATTGAATCAAACTCAAATTTTATTGCTCTAATTGATGAAATATTTCGTCACGCGCATTCAATAAAAGGCATGGCCGGTGCCATGGATTATGGCGAAGTGGCGCTATTGTCTCATCGTATTGAAGATGTTGTTGATACTTGTCGCAGCAATAAACGCCCTATTGCTAAAAACACTATCGATTTATTGTTGGGCAGTATTGATGCATTAAGTTCACAAATTGATAATATTGTTGAGGATCAAAAAGTTGACGCCTATTCATCGTTGGTCGCAGCTTTAGTTGCTGAAAATGAAGCTTTAAGCAAAGTTGCTGCTACTGAAAAAAACCCAGATTTACCGCCAAAAAGCAATGAAAGTGCATCGCTAGCATCAACAACCGCTATTTTAGCCAATAGCAATGAAGTTGATATCAGCACTTTGTCTATACGCTTAGGAGCTAACGTACCTGCAGCAAACGTTAGGGCATTGCTCATTTATCGTCAGCTTGGCAAATTTAGTACAATTATTGCGACCAAACCCACTACCGCTGAATTAAAAAATACAGAATATATAGTATCAGAGTTGCAGATAATAATTCGCAACGCTGATGAAGACGCTATTCGCAAAGCGCTTGCTTATAACTCAGAAATTGAATCGCTATCTTTTACAGCTGCTGACCTACCTGAAAATTTTAAACCCATACGTTCTATTGCTGCTGTTAATGAAAATCCTAAAAGCAGCTCAACAGTACGAGTGCGCACTGAAATACTTGATAATTTCATTAATTCTGTTGGTGAGCTTTTTATTGCACGTGAACGGATTGTTAGTCTGCTTGATGATATCGAACGGCCAGAGTTGCGCGCTGCCCTTGATGTTTTAACTGCTCGTATTCGTGAAATTCATGATCAAGTCATGGCCGTACGTATGATGCCTTTACGTACGTTAACCGAACGCTTACCACGTATTGTTCGTGATCTATGTCGCTCGTTAAGCAAAGAAGTCGAGCTTGAAATAATTGGTAGTGAAATTGAACTTGACCGAGCCATACTTGATCAACTCGATTCTGCCTTTATCCATACCCTGCGTAATGCCATCGACCATGGTATTGAATTACCTAATGAACGCCAAGCAAGTGGTAAAACTCTAGCTGGCAAAATAACCATAACCGCAGCACGTGACCGCGATGCGGTATTAGTAACTATTAGTGATGATGGTCGTGGGCTTGACCCGCTAATGCTTAGGCAGGTGGCGCTTAGTCGTGGTCTAATCTCACATCAAGAAAGTGAGCACCTCTCTCTACGTGATAGTTACTTTCTTATTTGCTTGCCGGGTTTTTCGAGCAAAACTGAAGTAAGCGATATCTCTGGACGTGGCGTTGGCATGGATGCAGTACGCGCCCGCATCGAAAGCCTAGGCGGTAGTCTTGATATTGAAAGTGAGATTGGATGTTATACTAAGTTTATTTTACGCCTGCCGCTTACTTTAGCAATCGTTCCAGTTTTATTAGTTGAATCTGCTTCAATAGTATTCGCGATACCACTGGCAAAAGTATTAACTATTCGCGAAAAAGGCACTAAAGTTGCTTACGAATCTGATGGTACTAGCTACCTTTCATTTCAAAACACTAAAGTTCCGATTATCGAACTAGCTGAATTATTACATTTAAAAAACCCCTCTCGCCTGGCTGAATATGTAGTTATAATCGAAGATGGTCGCGAGTTAATCGGCTTGGCAGTACAAAAACTTGTTGGTCATCATGATGCAGTTGTTAAACCACTTGGAGATCCACTCGATAGACTTGACGCTTATTCGGGTGCTGCTATTTTAGGTGATGGCAATCCCATATTAATTCTTGATGTGCCGCGGGCAGTACGTGGATTAGGGTGA
- a CDS encoding response regulator, producing the protein MTKTRVLVVDDAIFMRNMLKDIFNDEQFEIVGEAANGVEAVEKFRELRPGLTTMDIVMPFKSGIEATKEILAIDKNAIVIMCSALGQESLVMEAIEAGAADFVVKPFKPDDVHRVVQKVLGSGG; encoded by the coding sequence ATGACCAAAACCCGAGTACTGGTCGTCGATGACGCCATTTTCATGCGCAACATGCTCAAAGACATCTTTAATGATGAGCAATTTGAGATTGTTGGCGAAGCTGCAAATGGCGTAGAGGCTGTGGAAAAATTTCGCGAGCTCCGACCAGGTCTTACTACCATGGACATCGTAATGCCGTTTAAAAGCGGTATCGAGGCTACCAAAGAAATTTTGGCCATCGATAAAAACGCCATCGTGATCATGTGTAGTGCACTTGGCCAAGAATCTTTAGTAATGGAGGCTATCGAAGCCGGTGCTGCTGACTTCGTGGTCAAACCATTTAAACCAGATGACGTTCACCGAGTTGTGCAAAAAGTACTCGGTAGCGGCGGCTGA
- a CDS encoding chemotaxis protein CheW: MNENLAANMGGPFLLFDIGTKKDSDRIDTFAIDVSNVFQVIELGHIAPVPLAPEVVLGILNHHGNIVTIVDPAKILNLSASSQKSTQAVILRQNVRSSTQLGFKVSHIWGILPRNDLLVVPIPPQECIAWAAQVSLRLVKVLALTSLLESLSRLFGNIDSKLSLQGVTV, encoded by the coding sequence ATGAACGAAAACCTTGCAGCTAATATGGGTGGGCCTTTTCTGCTATTTGATATTGGCACCAAAAAGGATTCTGATCGCATAGACACTTTCGCTATTGATGTAAGTAATGTTTTTCAAGTTATCGAACTTGGGCATATTGCACCAGTGCCTCTGGCACCTGAGGTGGTATTAGGTATTCTCAATCATCACGGTAACATTGTTACTATTGTTGATCCTGCTAAAATTCTTAATCTTAGCGCCTCATCACAAAAAAGTACGCAGGCGGTAATTTTGCGCCAAAATGTGCGTAGTTCTACACAATTGGGATTTAAAGTATCGCACATTTGGGGGATCCTCCCACGCAACGACCTCCTTGTTGTACCAATACCGCCGCAAGAATGCATAGCTTGGGCTGCCCAGGTCAGTCTTCGACTTGTTAAAGTATTAGCGCTTACATCTTTACTCGAAAGCTTGAGCCGTTTATTTGGTAATATTGATAGCAAGTTGTCCTTGCAAGGAGTCACGGTATGA
- a CDS encoding methyl-accepting chemotaxis protein, with protein MRSILRLKLLGGFVGVSLLSAIVPLWASQYISDLAILTVVAALCVILFGLIGSNILTGALAYNVRTLSDFAGRVSRGDLSHYARFTHPSTIPDEVDALASSINYMLENLRELVSHIQRTAAAVADSAHHLSHSAEGVNAATEEVTTSIDQIGKGAGLQTNLVERASKIITEIAEGIERTARGAQDAAVASNETASVAQSGSQVGKQAVDKLRKVFEKIEDTGGRVVRFGEKSKEVGQIVEVITKLSQQTNLLALNATIEAARAGEYGRGFAVVADEIRKLAENSSRSADQIAKLIHESLGEAESAVVAMRESTQELADGREDMNSIVHSLDDIAVTAMKGVNVVVQISRITSEQLKGAREMVEAIENISNVAENNAVTTLEVSSAIEKQSASMQAMASSAVDLTNLSRELEAVITRFNLTSETKSLNRPRDIR; from the coding sequence GTGCGCAGCATTTTACGTTTAAAGCTCTTAGGTGGTTTTGTTGGCGTCTCGCTTTTAAGCGCCATTGTACCACTTTGGGCCTCTCAATATATATCTGATTTAGCAATTCTCACCGTAGTTGCTGCACTTTGCGTAATTCTCTTCGGCCTGATTGGCAGTAATATTTTAACTGGTGCACTAGCTTATAATGTTCGTACGTTATCCGATTTTGCCGGTCGCGTATCACGGGGTGATTTATCACATTATGCCCGCTTCACCCATCCCAGTACTATCCCTGACGAAGTTGATGCGCTTGCTAGTTCAATTAATTACATGCTTGAAAATTTACGCGAGCTGGTGTCGCACATTCAACGTACTGCTGCGGCAGTGGCTGATAGCGCTCACCATCTTTCGCATAGCGCTGAAGGGGTAAACGCTGCCACTGAAGAAGTTACCACCTCTATTGATCAAATCGGTAAAGGCGCCGGATTGCAAACCAACCTGGTTGAACGCGCTAGTAAAATCATTACCGAAATCGCTGAAGGCATTGAGCGCACCGCGCGCGGCGCCCAAGATGCTGCTGTGGCGTCTAATGAAACCGCCTCGGTTGCACAATCAGGATCGCAGGTAGGCAAACAAGCTGTTGATAAATTGCGTAAAGTTTTTGAAAAAATTGAAGATACTGGTGGCCGAGTAGTCCGCTTTGGGGAAAAATCCAAAGAAGTGGGACAGATTGTTGAAGTTATCACCAAATTATCGCAGCAGACCAACCTGCTGGCACTCAATGCTACCATTGAGGCGGCTCGTGCCGGCGAATATGGTCGTGGTTTCGCAGTGGTTGCTGATGAAATTCGCAAACTTGCAGAAAATAGCTCGCGCTCAGCCGACCAAATCGCTAAGCTTATTCATGAGTCATTAGGTGAGGCAGAAAGTGCTGTGGTGGCAATGCGTGAGTCAACCCAAGAGTTAGCTGATGGACGCGAAGATATGAATTCTATCGTCCACTCGCTTGATGATATAGCAGTTACCGCCATGAAAGGCGTTAACGTGGTTGTACAAATTAGCCGAATTACCAGCGAACAATTAAAAGGTGCGCGCGAGATGGTTGAGGCCATAGAAAATATTTCAAATGTGGCTGAAAATAATGCCGTGACCACTTTAGAAGTTTCCTCTGCAATCGAAAAACAATCAGCTTCTATGCAGGCAATGGCTTCAAGTGCTGTTGATCTTACTAATCTTTCACGCGAGTTAGAGGCAGTAATCACTCGCTTTAACTTAACTTCTGAGACAAAATCCCTTAATCGCCCACGAGATATAAGATGA
- the thiL gene encoding thiamine-phosphate kinase, whose amino-acid sequence MRSIKNKTVADIGEQGLLAAIARQLGSTTLKPHTKLKTSSLKQTGIIVGVGDDAAVLAAKGDVVLTTDMLVENKDFQLSWATFADIGHKAAAANLSDLAAMGAQPQALLLSLALRANDQVRDVLSLIKQMHQVGSGFGAPVIGGDLSATDGPLVVAVTAIGSIKAKKVMHRHHARLGDIILVSGTLGAAGVALHGFQHGFNVMPALARRQLRPLPQISLGCLLATLPGVHSCADVSDGLAGDALHLVPPNLGVELDPALLPISSLVKRNCKQWQLSAKHYALYGGEDFELVIAAAAHRTSNIQQHAARLGIKLTKVGSVTKQVGLTLGGTNFISPKAFDHFNNN is encoded by the coding sequence ATGCGAAGCATAAAAAATAAAACTGTTGCAGACATTGGTGAGCAAGGATTACTTGCTGCTATTGCTCGTCAACTTGGTAGTACAACCCTTAAACCGCACACTAAATTAAAAACATCGTCGCTTAAGCAAACCGGTATCATTGTTGGGGTTGGTGATGATGCCGCGGTACTCGCGGCCAAAGGTGATGTCGTCCTAACTACTGATATGCTCGTAGAAAATAAAGATTTTCAGCTAAGCTGGGCAACCTTTGCTGATATTGGCCATAAAGCCGCTGCGGCAAATCTTTCAGACTTGGCAGCAATGGGCGCACAGCCGCAAGCGCTACTGCTATCATTAGCTTTGCGCGCAAATGATCAAGTGCGAGACGTACTTTCGTTAATCAAACAAATGCATCAAGTGGGCTCTGGTTTTGGTGCACCAGTTATTGGTGGCGACCTTTCAGCAACTGATGGCCCTTTAGTTGTTGCTGTTACGGCTATCGGTAGCATCAAGGCAAAAAAAGTGATGCATCGTCATCATGCCCGCCTTGGTGATATAATTTTGGTCTCTGGCACTCTGGGAGCCGCCGGTGTTGCTTTGCATGGTTTTCAGCATGGTTTTAATGTTATGCCTGCATTAGCAAGGCGACAATTACGCCCGTTGCCACAAATTTCCTTGGGTTGTTTGCTTGCCACCCTCCCTGGTGTACATAGCTGTGCTGACGTATCTGATGGCCTTGCTGGTGATGCATTGCATTTAGTACCACCTAATTTAGGCGTTGAGCTTGATCCTGCCCTACTGCCAATTTCTTCTTTAGTTAAGCGCAATTGCAAACAATGGCAGCTATCAGCAAAGCATTATGCACTATATGGTGGTGAAGATTTTGAGCTTGTAATTGCTGCGGCTGCGCACCGCACATCCAATATTCAGCAGCACGCAGCACGACTAGGCATCAAACTCACTAAAGTTGGTAGCGTGACCAAGCAAGTCGGTTTAACTCTTGGTGGTACCAATTTTATATCGCCAAAAGCTTTTGATCATTTTAATAATAATTAA
- a CDS encoding type II toxin-antitoxin system Phd/YefM family antitoxin, which translates to MQASIVDLRYKMKEVLKALSRHERVKILYHGKVRGTIIPNSKKPKLKVSEHEFFGMTKDGCEKVTETLNQLRGGRYNAV; encoded by the coding sequence ATGCAGGCATCAATAGTAGATTTGCGTTATAAAATGAAGGAAGTACTTAAAGCACTTAGTCGACATGAGCGTGTTAAGATACTCTATCATGGTAAAGTCAGAGGTACTATCATCCCCAATTCTAAAAAACCTAAGCTAAAAGTTTCAGAACACGAATTTTTCGGCATGACCAAAGACGGCTGCGAAAAGGTAACAGAAACACTGAATCAGTTACGGGGTGGGAGATATAATGCTGTTTGA
- a CDS encoding type II toxin-antitoxin system VapC family toxin translates to MLFDTDILIWIQKGNIKAAHLVDNSVERLISVQTYMELLQCAQNKKQLTATRNFLTDFDFKVLPLSENIGHRASIYLEEYSLACGLRAGDAIIAATATENNLILSSSNAKHFKAIRDLKLKVFKP, encoded by the coding sequence ATGCTGTTTGATACAGATATTCTAATTTGGATTCAGAAAGGTAATATCAAAGCCGCACATTTGGTAGACAATAGTGTAGAACGATTAATATCGGTGCAAACGTATATGGAATTATTGCAATGTGCACAAAACAAAAAACAACTCACGGCAACCAGAAATTTTCTTACCGATTTTGATTTTAAAGTTTTACCGCTAAGTGAAAACATCGGTCATCGGGCTTCTATTTATCTTGAGGAATATTCACTTGCTTGTGGATTACGTGCAGGTGATGCCATTATCGCAGCCACAGCAACTGAAAATAACCTGATTTTATCAAGCTCTAATGCCAAACATTTCAAAGCTATCCGAGATTTGAAACTGAAAGTTTTCAAACCCTAA